One Fusarium musae strain F31 chromosome 6, whole genome shotgun sequence DNA segment encodes these proteins:
- a CDS encoding hypothetical protein (EggNog:ENOG41): MKFSNLLLSLLPLTAAATSIPQPRSVSALQPATSAECCPFTYKPTCTKNLERVYHIKLFYNRKEGITPEQFNAYWANNHTKTAGNFHLRFGVYKYSQYHSTPELRDLLRVPGGAPVLEFDGAAEFWVPTMETFQAMGSDPFYRDVITTDENNFIDHSSMRMIVGFDYIMVDNQNAVTEHGRTFQ, from the exons atgaaattCTCAAATTTGTTGCTGTCTCTCCTCCCTCTGACCGCTGCTGCAACGAGCATCCCACAACCTCGCTCAGTTTCTGCTCTTCAGCCAGCTACATCCGCCGAATGTTGCCCCTTCACCTACAAGCCGACATGTACCAAGAATCTTGAACGGGTGTATCACATCAAACTGTTCTACAACCGGAAGGAAGGGATCACGCCTGAGCAGTTCAACGCGTACTGGGCCAACAACCATACCAAGACTGCTGGAAACTTTCACTTGCGGTTCGGTGTATACAAGTACTCGCAG TACCACTCTACTCCTGAACTTCGAGACCTTCTTCGCGTCCCTGGCGGAGCTCCAGTGCTTGAATTCGACGGCGCTGCGGAGTTTTGGGTTCCGACTATGGAGACTTTCCAAGCTATGGGGTCTGACCCATTCTATAGAGATGTGATTACAACTGATGAGAACAATTTCATTGATCATTCTTCTATGAGAATGATTGTTGGCTTCGATTATATCATGGTGGATAATCAGAACGCTGTGACGGAGCATGGCCGAACCTTTCAATAG
- a CDS encoding hypothetical protein (EggNog:ENOG41~CAZy:CE10~MEROPS:MER0034665), protein MADFTQYGHATAEWLAVTDSRPPIPGHLDLKEMQRLTNMYREQLAQSEMEKLKDYPILMKDYTVTSRDGFPLEVRTYRPASAEEGARLPVYIHLHGGGYVFGNIPSEDGICTRIAVMTNVTVVNLNYRHAPDYAYPTAWEDVVDAFHWVHDHIDELLGVPSQVVVGGISAGAQLAASLTLRQNIAPDALSRPKLAGQVLMIPALVHPDCYGPIMEQMKEPSLSSYVQNADAPMINKAALDKFTGLLKVQNPDPKDVRLNIGLATVEQLKNMPPSTLGICGLDPLRDEALFYGQKLVEAGVPTDVHVFNGLPHGFRRFGDQLAESKRWDKVMEDGIKWALSKPEPTGKFEIKLE, encoded by the exons ATGGCTGACTTCACACAGTACGGACATGCAACAGCAGAATGGCTAGCTGTCACGGATAGCAGGCCGCCTATTCCGGGTCATCTAGACCTGAAGGAGATGCAGCGCCTCACAAATATGTATCGAGAACAGTTGGCCCAGAGCGAGATGGAAAAGCTTAAAGACTACCCTATTCTCATGAAAGACTACACCGTCACTTCAAGAGATGGCTTTCCTCTTGAGGTTCGAACCTATCGACCAGCTTCCGCCGAAGAAGGCGCTCGTCTGCCTGTCTATATACATCTCCACGGAGGCGGCTATGTCTTTGGGAATATTCCCTCTGAAGATGGTATCTGCACTCGCATCGCAGTCATGACCAACGTCACGGTCGTTAACCTAAACTATCGCCATGCTCCAGACTATGCTTATCCGACAGCATGGGAAGATGTCGTCGATGCGTTTCACTGGGTTCATGATCATATTGACGAACTCCTCGGAGTTCCCAGTCAAGTCGTTGTCGGTGGAATCTCAGCTGGTGCCCAACTAGCAGCCTCCTTGACGCTTCGTCAAAACATCGCTCCTGATGCTCTTTCCCGACCGAAGCTCGCTGGTCAGGTTTTGATGATTCCTGCTCTGGTCCACCCAGATTGCTACGGGCCTATCATGGAGCAGATGAAGGAGCCATCTTTGTCGTCATATGTGCAGAACGCGGATGCTCCTATGATCAACAAGGCAGCCCTCGACAAATTCACTGGGCTATTGAAGGTTCAAAATCCGGATCCAAAGGATGTTCGCTTGAATATCGGCCTCGCAACAGTTGAGCAGCTTAAGAACATGCCGCCTTCGACGCTGGGTATTTGTGGCCTGGATCCTCTGAGAGACGAAGCTCTCTTCTATGGACAGAAGCTTGTCGAAGCAGG AGTTCCCACGGATGTCCATGTTTTTAATGGTCTGCCTCACGGCTTCCGTCGCTTTGGAGATCAATTGGCTGAGAGTAAGCGATGGGACAAGGTCATGGAGGACGGAATCAAGTGGGCACTCTCGAAGCCCGAGCCGACTGGAAAGTTTGAGATCAAGCTTGAGTAA
- a CDS encoding hypothetical protein (CAZy:GH125): MKFLSAVTGVLALLQGADAATWKDYKPQSRTPSSCPDYVDYSQKPHKPLSSGKLKLPFMRPSEECRTFKSPAVEKVISDIKKRVKNPDLARLFENTFPSTLDTTVKYFDAKKNLAFIVTGKSSAQWLRDTGNQFAHLYKLLPQDKNLKALVKAIINTEARYISEYPYCGAFQPPPESGLSPSVNDYATLVTVNPPVDNQTVFECKYELDSLAGFLKIARSYYANTKDASFINDNFKSAMKQILRVIDEQSQSTWAEDWSYISYYNWTGQAGSLSPPVPNSGNGEPKLANGLVACSHRPSDDLSVFNYITSDNAMMSVELDNVADVLDKVRGQSSLSKTLRGHAKTIRDAVWNHTLTTNGIFAYETNGYGGQYIMDDANVPSLVSLPYLGFLKRDDPTYKKTKSALFSRANPYYAAGKTFSGIGGPHANATNPWPMAHVSAIYGTDDDDEITERLNMIMENTAGLGLIHESVNIYNSSVFTRPWFAWANSYFAEMVLDLAERKPGLIFKDDKPYQL, encoded by the exons ATGAAATTCCTCAGCGCCGTGACTGGTGTGCTAGCTCTTCTGCAAGGCGCTGATGCAGCAACTTGGAAGGATTACAAGCCGCAGAGTCGCACGCCGAGTTCATGTCCTGATTATGTCGACTATTCGCAGAAACCCCACAAGCCACTCTCATCTGGCAAGTTGAAGCTGCCATTCATGAGGCCAAGTGAAGAATGCAGAACTTTTAAGAGCCCAGCTGTTGAG AAAGTCATTAGCGACATCAAGAAGCGCGTCAAAAATCCTGACCTGGCGCGTCTCTTTGAGAATACCTTCCCTTCAACTCTCGACACGACGGTCAAGTACTTTGACGCCAAGAAGAATTTGGCATTCATCGTCACGGGT AAATCAAGCGCACAATGGCTACGCGACACTGGCAACCAGTTTGCACATTTATACAAGCTTCTACCCCAAGACAAGAATTTGAAGGCTCTTGTCAAGGCGATCATCAACACTGAGGCGAGGTATATTTCAGAATACCCTTATTGCG GTGCCTTCCAACCACCGCCTGAGAGTGGATTAAGCCCTTCAGTCAAC GACTACGCTACACTGGTTACCGTCAATCC ACCAGTTGACAATCAAACAGTGTTTGAGTGCAAG TACGAACTTGATTCGCTTGCGggcttcctcaagatcgCACGATCGTATTATGCCAATACAAAAGACGCTTCCTTCATCAACGACAACT TCAAATCTGCCATGAAGCAGATCCTTCGAGTCATCGATGAGCAATCTCAAAGCACTTGGGCCGAAGACTGGTCCTACATCAGCTACTACAACTGGACCGGCCAGGCAGGTTCACTCTCGCCACCAGTACCCAACAGTGGAAACGGCGAACCCAAGCTCGCTAATGGGCTCGTTGCATGTAGTCACCGCCCATCAGACGACTTGTCCGTCTTCAACTACATCACCTCCGATAACGCAATGATGTCAGTAGAGCTTGATAACGTTGCCGATGTATTGGATAAAGTTCGAGGTCAAAGCAGCCTTTCCAAGACGCTACGTGGTCATGCCAAAACTATTCGAGATGCAGTTTGGAACCATACTCTCACTACGAATGGTATTTTCGCTTATGAGACCAATGGATATGGCGGCCAGTACATCATGGATGATGCCAACGTCCCTAGCCTTGTATCTCTCCCATATCTAGGCTTCCTCAAACGCGACGATCCGACGTacaagaagaccaagtctgCTCTTTTCTCACGAGCGAACCCATACTACGCCGCTGGAAAGACATTCAGCGGAATTGGTGGACCGCATGCAAACGCGACTAACCCATGGCCTATGGCACACGTCTCGGCTATCTATGGAacggatgatgacgatgagatcaCCGAGCGACTCAATATGATCATGGAGAATACTGCTGGTTTAGGGTTGATCCATGAGAGTGTTAACATTTATAACTCCTCTGTTTTTACACGACCGTGGTTTGCTTGGGCCAATAGCTACTTTGCTGAGATGGTTCTGGATTTGGCGGAGAGAAAGCCCGGGCTGATATTCAAGGACGACAAGCCATATCAATTGTAA
- the DEP6 gene encoding Depudecin biosynthesis cluster-specific transcription activator dep6: MAFDWCNQLTALEPLDNIFLTRLSPRSLAHSGTEEEISHAELNSLHKYYFESIYFSFPFLNQDRFAAESMGSGLAISALIYAVALAGCAHSSTSQSKESACYVLARNYAEKCERDGQLNELNLLQALLFIGRYEAMAGKLERSWMTLGRAVMLSRLLGLPYMDKRSEGDGLQDSQSHDGSGLSLPETTDQVLLEERRRTFWALYILLSYVKTRTGWQCMLSDIKKFYINLPSPGLLRSDLVPLKMPYLSDIELEPSTEISSYAGCVLMVELALRCFDHGQKRTSGSFWDRYCDLVKKTDVLFGMLKRHLNATSIREDPVAFSLYMNLRATEIFSHESAIARSEEKGLPRLMTAESQRRATAAAFQISTAVRLNLPSPGKTESDIIMLQAIFIAWPLTMALKALHRELLNGGSREGIDGVVASSRLLFSALDHIEESGGHWHRSVAHVEKRLQEWEERNSFNSLTL, translated from the exons ATGGCTTTCGATTGGTGCAATCAGCTGACAGCTCTGGAACCGCTGGATAACATATTCCTCACTCGCCTATCGCCGCGATCTCTGGCTCACAGCGGCACCGAAGAGGAAATCTCGCACGCTGAACTAAACTCACTGCACAAGTACTACTTTGAATCCATTTACTTCTCCTTTCCCTTCTTGAACCAAGATCGCTTTGCGGCGGAATCGATGGGAAGCGGTCTTGCTATAAGCGCTCTCATTTATGCAGTTGCACTCGCTGGATGCGCTCATTCTTCCACTTCCCAAAGCAAAGAGTCTGCCTGCTATGTACTAGCGAGAAACTATGCAGAAAAGTGCGAGCGAGATGGCCAGTTGAACGAGCTCAACTTGTTGCAGGCCCTACTCTTCATCGGAAGATATGAGGCTATGGCTGGGAAGCTTGAGAGGAGCTGGATGACCCTAGGACGTGCTGTTATGTTATCCAGGCTGCTTGGACTGCCCTACATGGACAAGCGAAGTGAAGGCGATGGGCTTCAGGACTCTcaaagccatgatggctcTGGACTGAGCCTGCCTGAAACGACTGATCAAGTTCTTCTGGAGGAACGAAGAAGGACCTTCTGGGCTTTGTACATATTGCTCAGTTACGTCAAAACACGTACTGGATGGCAATGTATGCTCAGCgatataaag AAATTTTACATCAACCTCCCATCACCTGGCCTGCTGAGATCAGATCTAGTCCCGCTCAAGATGCCCTATCTCTCAGATATAGAGCTCGAGCCCAGTACCGAGATCTCATCCTATGCAGGATGCGTCCTGATGGTAGAGCTGGCCCTGCGCTGTTTTGACCACGGGCAAAAGCGGACTTCAGGGAGCTTCTGGGATAGGTACTGTGATCTTGTGAAGAAGACAGACGTCCTTTTCGGGATGCTGAAACGCCACCTCAACGCTACTTCTATCCGAGAGGACCCCGTCGCCTTCAGTCTGTATATGAACCTCCGAGCAACTGAAATCTTCTCCCATGAGTCGGCTATTGCTCGCAGTGAAGAGAAAGGTCTGCCACGGCTGATGACCGCTGAAAGCCAACGTCGTGCCACGGCAGCTGCTTTCCAGATATCGACCGCAGTGCGTCTCAATCTTCCCTCGCCTGGGAAGACCGAAAGCGATATTATTATGCTGCAGGCCATTTTCATCGCGTGGCCGCTTACTATGGCTTTGAAAGCATTACATCGTGAGTTGCTGAACGGTGGTAGCCGGGAAGGAATTGATGGCGTTGTTGCATCGTCGAGATTACTGTTTTCTGCTCTAGACCACATTGAGGAGTCAGGCGGACATTGGCATCGTAGCGTCGCGCACGTTGAGAAGAGGCTTCAGGAATGGGAAGAAAGGAATAGTTTCAACTCGCTTACATTATGA